CTTCGATTTGTGGGGGATCAGCGATCGCAGCAACAGCTCCGGTTATCGATGCGGATGAAGAAGAAGTAGCACAGGCAATTTCGGTGATTTTTTTGTTTAATATTCTGGCAGCATTGATTTTTCCGGTACTGGGAACAGCGCTTGGATTTTCAACAACATCCGGGGAAGCATTTGGAATTTTTGCAGGTACTGCGGTGAATGATACCTCTTCTGTAACTGCAGCGGCTTCTACGTGGGACAGCATGTATCATCTGGGAAGCCAGACACTGGATAAGGCAGTGACGGTTAAATTGACCAGAACATTGGCGATTATTCCCATCACATTGATACTTGCATTACGCAGGGCGCGGAAGGCTGAAACAGAAAGCGGAGAAAAAGTGTCTCTGAAGAAAGTGTTTCCATTTTTTATCCTGTTTTTTATCGGAGCAAGTCTGATTACGACAGCAGCAACAGCAGCAGGAGTACCGACAGAAGTTTTTCAGCCATTAAAAGAGCTCTCCAAGTTTTTCATCATTATGGCAATGGGAGCAATTGGATTTCATACGGATGTAGTGAAATTGATCAAAGGTGGCGGAAAGCCAATTTTAATGGGAATGGCATGTTGGCTTGGCATTACCGTGGTAACGCTCAGTATGCAGCATCTGCTGAATTTATGGTAATCGTCAAAACGACAAACTAAAAAACCCAAAAATACAAAATTTTATACAAATTTCATAGAAAGCGTTGCCGGATTGTGATATAGTAGCACTATTGAATGAATTTTGGAGGTTTTATTATGGGACGTTTTGATGAGAAAATTATGCTGGTAACAGGAGCTACTTCCGGAATTGGAAGAGCGGTTGCAATTCGCGCAGCAAAAGAAGGTGCAACAGTTGTTGCGGTGGGGCGCAACGAAGAGCGTGGAGCGGCTGTTGTAGCAGCAATGGAAGAAGCTGGTGGAAAAGGAGAATTCATGAAATGTGACGTCAGCAACAAAGATGCAGTAAAGGCACTTTTTGCAGAAATCCAGGAAAAATACGGAAAACTTGATGTTGCAGTGAATAATGCGGGAATCGTTGGTGCTTCTAAGACGGTAGAAGAACTGGAGGATGATGACTGGTTCCAGGTAATTGATGCAAATTTGAATTCTTGTTTCTTCTGCTGCAGAGAAGAAGTAAAGCTGATGCAGCCATCAGGTGGAGCCATCGTGAACGTGTCCAGTGTTGCGGGAATGCGTGGATTCCCTTCCGCAGCAGCTTATGTTGCAAGTAAGCATGCAGTCAGTGGACTGACAAAAGCAGTGGCAGTGGACTATGCTACAAAAGGAATTACGTGTAATGCGATTTGCCCTGCAGGAACAGATACTCCGCTTACAGAGAGAAGTTCAGCAGATATTAAGACGAGAATGGCAGAGATTGCAGCACAGGGAAAAGATCCGATGGAATGGCTGAAGAATTCTATGTTGTCTGGAAAGACAGAGACGTTGCAGAAGAAAAATGCGACACCGGAAGAGCAGGCAGCAACGATTTTGTATTTTGCAAGTGATGAGGCAAGACACATTACAGGTTCCATTGTTGCAAGTGATGGTGGATTTACTACATACTAAAATAAAACGAAACAAAGAACCTCTTGGGAGTCAGTCGGCTCCTGAGAGGTTTTTGTCTGTTTCATAGACCTTTTTTACATCAGCCCGGCATCTGAAAATTGTGCAGAAACAGATGAGAAGAGAGCATGCAGCAAAAAAAGACATGCAGAGCCGATAATCCAAGATTTCAGCAGTAGCTCCTACAATTACAGAAAGGATGCTGCTGACAGCCATCAGAATCATATTTTCAAATGCATTGATTCTGGCGCGCATGGATTCCGGAATGTAAGACTGGACGGCGGCAACACGTAAGGTGGCGCTGTTTGTTCCGAGAAAACCGGCAAAGGCACGGTTTACGAGCATAAGAGGATATGGAAGCCAAAGCAGAATAAGATCCATGCATTCGTAAAAGGTATAGACTGCAAAAGTAACGTAGAATTTTTTCTTTTTTGGAATTTCAATCCGGTACTGCACCACTCCGCCGATGGTGCGTCCTAAAAATTCAGCAATGGAAAATAAAGAATAAAGTGCGGCGGACATTCCGGGGGCGGTACGGAAAAATGCGACCAGAATGGGAGCATATCCGGAAGCGACCCCATTTGTGGCTGCCATATAGTAGTAAATAGCCTGTAATCCACGTTCTTTTTTAAAATAGCGGAGAACTTCTTGAAGATCTTCTTTCCATACCTGAAAAGAAAATGTTTTTTCACACACACGTGTTTCTTCCGTCAACTGAATTGTGTTTTCAATGAGTGCAGCACATATGGAAAATAATCCTTGTCCGATAAAAAGCCACGGCATACCGATCGTATCCATAAGTACTGCAGCCAGAGGCAGCATGATCACACGCAGTAGGGGATATAACATGGAAGAAATGGCATATCCTTTTTGTTCCATTCCACTTGGTATGATCTTTGGAAAAATACTGTTATATGCCAGTTCATCCAGACTTCCCAGTGTAGCAAGAAGCAAAGAATATCCAAGATAACCAACGTATGAAAAGTCGAAAAACAGCAAATAGATTCCCATAAGAGCATAAAAGATTCCATTGATGAAATCTCCAAATACAAGAAATGGTTTTCTGGGAAAGCGGTCCATCCAGGGAGCAACCAACAGTGGGATTAAAAAATTGGGGATCAATTGGATTGCGATTACAAGAGCAGATGCAAAGGTGCTTCCAGTTTCATCGAAAACAAGAAATGACAATGCGAAATTGCCCACAATTCCTCCCATACATCCAAAAGTTGTAGCTGCAATCAACAGAGAAAAATTTCTGGTCCATAAGGGATTCTTCATATCGTGATATCACCTCCTGTTTTTTAGTATACAGGAAGAATGAAAGAAAGAAAATAAGGGAAAATTGAGAAAATTTTATGAAAGTTTTCAGGTAAAAGACGAAAAGAAAGAGATGTTGAAAAAAGAATCCATTCTTTGTACAGGATGATATAATGGAGCTAGCAAATGAACGGAGAATAGGAACATGTTAGAGCACGAACAAAAAAATGTATGGAAAATGATAGGGATGCGGATTCGCCGGGAACGTATCAAAAGAAACTGGAGTCAGTCAGGTCTGTGTTATGGGATATGTGCAGTATCTTATCTTTCCAAAATTGAACAGGGAAAGATGGAAGTATCAGAAGAGATTTTGAAGCTTTTGCTGGAACGGTTAGAGTTACCGTGGATTGATGACAAAGAAACAAAGGATTTAGAAAGTTTTGTGGAAGTACAGTATGAATTTCTATTTACGCATCCTATACAAGAATTTTTAAAACAAAAAGAAATATTTCAAGAGAAAAAGGAAAAGTTGTATTCCAGTTCGTTGATCGCAGATGCCTGCATTTTGGAAGCAGTATATGAGAGTCGTAAAGATGAAATAGAAGAGGGATTGGAACGTTACCTGGATTTCAGGCAGCTTGCTGTTCTGCGTATGCTGCAGGGAAGGCTGGATGAGGCAATCACATTGCTTCCAATTCCGTTTATGTATATGCGGGCAGGGGAGATTCTTTATGAGACAGGCCAGAATTACGCATCAGCTATTTCTTATCTGCAAATGGGCTATAATCTGGCAGCCCAGGAAGGGATGGCGATGCTGATGCTGCAGTGCCGCATTATCATCGGAAATTGCTACAGTAATCAGCAGGAACTGGAAAATATGGAGAGAGAGTATCAAATTGCTTCGCGTCTGGCAAGAGACCTACATCAGACAGAAATATTAAAGGTGATCAACTATAATCGGGCATCTACATGGGTGGCGCTTGGAAGCTATAAGAAAGCGTACGACTATTTTTCAAAAGTAGAAGAACCCGCGATATTAGATTTGCATAAGCTTGCAATCTGTTGTGAAGCGTATGGAAGAAAAGCGGAGGGGATAGAAGCTGTAAAACGCGCAGAGAGGATGGGAGAATTCGGGGATGATCCAGATGATGAGAAGCAGTTGGAAGTGGAAATGTGTCGACTGGTCCGCTATCGTTTGGAACATGAGAATTATCTGAAGGAAGAGGAATATGAAAAACTTTTGTTTCCTTGTTTTGAGAAAATGAAAGCAAGACTGCCTGTTGGTTTTGCGGTATTTCATGTGCCGTATGTACTGGAGTGGTATACAGACAGACGCCAATATAAGCAGGCATATGAGATGGTGAGGAAATATGGGGGATTTATTCCTGTTTTATAGTTTTCCAATCAGCGCGTTTTAGGTAGCAAAATAGGGGAAATAATATGTTTCCCCCAATAAACGATCTCATCCTCCAATCAGGATTACAACCTTAAATGATGTATCATCATAAGAAATATCCAGTGTCCCCTCATATTTTTCGACAATATCCCGAATAGAAGAAATTCCGATTCCATGAGCAGATTTGTCTTCTTTATCAGAAATATACTGATTTTTTTGGACTACAATTTCATTGATTTTAGAATTGATCAGTTCCAGACTAAAATATCCGTTTTCCGTGTAGCGGCATTTCAATTCCAGTTTTCGTCTGTCCGGAGCTTCTATTTTTTGACATGCTTCAATCGCATTGTCCAGTGTGTTGGCAAACAGTGTACAAAGACTGACATCGTCGATATGGATTATACAAATGATGGGAGGATAACAGCAATCGAAATCAAAGCGCTTGGAATTCTTCTGTTACTGATTGCAGTTTTCTGTTTTGTATTGTTCTCTGTATATCATGTTTCTTTGAGAAAAGTAGAGAAGATTGTAAACTTAAATTAAAAATAAGTTTACAATCAAGCATCCATGCACTATACTGAAAAAAAGAAATCAGCATGGAGGCAGAACAATGAGTTTGATACAGGAAATAAAGGAACAGGTATTGCAGGGAAATCAGATTGCAAAGGCAGAGGCCTTGCAGTTATATGGGGAACCATTGGAGGAATTATGCCTTGCGGCAGACGAGATCCGTTACCAGTTTTGTGGAAATCGATTTGATCTTTGTACGATCATTAATGGAAAGAGCGGCAGATGTTCAGAAAACTGTAAATATTGTGCACAGTCAGCCTGTTACCATACAGAAATTGAAGAATATCCGCTGCTTGCAGTGGAGAAGATCAAAGAGCAGGCGAAATACAATGAAGAAAGAGGAGTCCTGCGTTATTCGATCGTAACTTCCGGAAAAGCATTGAATGACACGGAAGTGGAACATGTCTGCGAAAGCGTCCGGGAAATCCACAAAGAATCAAAGATCAAGGTCTGTGTGTCCGGCGGCCTTTTGAATGAAACTCAGTTTCGAAAATTAAAACAGGCAGGCGTCACAAGAGTGCATAATAATCTGGAGACATCCCGACAGAATTTTCCGAATGTCTGTACCACTCATACTTATGAAGACAAGATCGCAGCGATCCGCGCAGCTTGGAAAGCCGGAATAGAAGTATGCAGCGGAGGGATTATGGGACTGGGAGAGACCGTGGAGGACCGGATCGATCTTGCATTGGAAGTCCGAAAATTAGGAGTCAAATCCATGCCTGTAAATTTACTGAATCCAATTCCGGGGACACCTTATGAGCATAATCCGGTTCTTACGACAGAAGAAATGCGTCGGATCGTTGCAGTTTTCCGGTTTTTGCTTCCGGATGCATGGATTCGCCTTGCAGGAGGAAGAGGGCTTCTCCCGGATAAAGGAAGATCCTGCTTTACATCCGGGGCAAATGCTGCAATTTCAGGAGACATGCTGACAACTGCGGGAATCACCATTGAGCGGGATATACAGATGTTAGGAGAACTCGGTTACATTGTGAAATAAAGAAACTTTGGAAATAGAGGAAAAGTGGAAGTGAATTTCATTTTTTTCTCTATTTTTCTTTACAAACAAATATTTTTTGTTATAATAAGTTAGCCAGAACTAATAAAAGTTAAATGAAAGTAATTTCAAGGAGATGAAAAATGTTTGTATTGGGTAAAGTATTAAGTACAGCAGCAGTTTTACTGTGCATATTGTGTCTGGCAGCTCCGCTGAAAAAAACAAAGGCAGGGCAGAAAATAAAAGGACTTCGGATACTGCTGAAGCCGCATGTGTTATATGGCTGGCTGCTGCTTGTTATAGGACTTATGCATGGGATTATGGCAGGTAAGAACCCGGGGATGATCAGTGGCAAGCTGGTATGGATGGTATTGCTTGTTCTGCTTCTTGCGGCCTGCCTGAAAAGCCGGATGAAAAAATCTGTCTGGATGTTTCTGCACAGATCCTTATCTGTTGTTTTTGCAGCAGGAATCGTATTTCATATTGCGTATGCAGTGATATTCTAAAACTGCAGTTTTTGTTTCCTCCTTGTAAATCTTTCTGACTGACGTTATACTCAGAACAGAAAGTATTTTCACTAGAGGAAGGACTAAAGAGAGAATGACGATCAAACAGAAAAAAACAATTGCAATAGCAGCAACCGGCGGGACCATAGCCGGAACCGGAGAAGCGGGAAAGACGGCAGTCTATCATGCGGGAGAGATGAATGTGGAGTCGATTCTGGAGACAATCCCGATGATTCGGAATGTTGCAGATATTGAGACGGTACAGTTGTTTAATGTGGACAGCAATGAGATGGATGAAGAGAAGTGGATCACGCTGGCGAATCAGCTCAATGAGCTGGCAGCCCGTCCGGATATCGATGGAATTGTGGTCACACATGGAACAGATACCCTGGATGAGACCGCATATTTTTTAAATCTGACAGTATATACACAGAAGCCCGTAGTACTTACAGGAGCAATGCGTCCGGCCACAGCCACCAGTGCAGACGGACCGTTTAATCTGTATCAGGCAGTCTGTCTGGCGGCCAGCGATGATGCCAGAGGACAGGGTGTGATGGCTGTGTTTTCCAACACAATCTATTCCGGAAGAGATATTCAGAAAGTAAATAATTACAAGACAGATGCATTTGATCAGAACGCATTCGGCTGCCTGGGATATATGCAGGATGAGACTGCGTATTTCTTTTCCAGAAGCTTTAAGACACATACCATGCAGTCTATTTTTGCTCTGCGCAGGCTGGAAAGTCTGGCGAAAGTAGCCGTGGTTTATTTTTATGCAGGCGCAGATGAGAAAATCCTGGATTATCTGGCAGAGACCCATGAAGGGATCGTGATCGTGGGATCCGGCAGCGGTAATTATAACCGGAAATGGATGAAAACGATGGAGAAACTGGCAGAAAAAGG
This window of the Mediterraneibacter gnavus ATCC 29149 genome carries:
- a CDS encoding YeiH family protein, with protein sequence MDFIKKNGKGLLFCLALAVPSAVLGKLFPVVGGPVFAILIGMILALVIKKRDSLECGIKYTSKKILQYAVVLLGFGLNLEVVMETGKQSLPIIVCTITTSLVISYILHRTMNIPEKISTLVGVGSSICGGSAIAATAPVIDADEEEVAQAISVIFLFNILAALIFPVLGTALGFSTTSGEAFGIFAGTAVNDTSSVTAAASTWDSMYHLGSQTLDKAVTVKLTRTLAIIPITLILALRRARKAETESGEKVSLKKVFPFFILFFIGASLITTAATAAGVPTEVFQPLKELSKFFIIMAMGAIGFHTDVVKLIKGGGKPILMGMACWLGITVVTLSMQHLLNLW
- a CDS encoding asparaginase, with the translated sequence MTIKQKKTIAIAATGGTIAGTGEAGKTAVYHAGEMNVESILETIPMIRNVADIETVQLFNVDSNEMDEEKWITLANQLNELAARPDIDGIVVTHGTDTLDETAYFLNLTVYTQKPVVLTGAMRPATATSADGPFNLYQAVCLAASDDARGQGVMAVFSNTIYSGRDIQKVNNYKTDAFDQNAFGCLGYMQDETAYFFSRSFKTHTMQSIFALRRLESLAKVAVVYFYAGADEKILDYLAETHEGIVIVGSGSGNYNRKWMKTMEKLAEKGTVFVRASRVSQGIVFDDRVFDPMDVCIGANTLSGQKARVLLMLALTITKDVKQIRNIFNQY
- a CDS encoding helix-turn-helix domain-containing protein; the encoded protein is MLEHEQKNVWKMIGMRIRRERIKRNWSQSGLCYGICAVSYLSKIEQGKMEVSEEILKLLLERLELPWIDDKETKDLESFVEVQYEFLFTHPIQEFLKQKEIFQEKKEKLYSSSLIADACILEAVYESRKDEIEEGLERYLDFRQLAVLRMLQGRLDEAITLLPIPFMYMRAGEILYETGQNYASAISYLQMGYNLAAQEGMAMLMLQCRIIIGNCYSNQQELENMEREYQIASRLARDLHQTEILKVINYNRASTWVALGSYKKAYDYFSKVEEPAILDLHKLAICCEAYGRKAEGIEAVKRAERMGEFGDDPDDEKQLEVEMCRLVRYRLEHENYLKEEEYEKLLFPCFEKMKARLPVGFAVFHVPYVLEWYTDRRQYKQAYEMVRKYGGFIPVL
- a CDS encoding MFS transporter, whose amino-acid sequence is MKNPLWTRNFSLLIAATTFGCMGGIVGNFALSFLVFDETGSTFASALVIAIQLIPNFLIPLLVAPWMDRFPRKPFLVFGDFINGIFYALMGIYLLFFDFSYVGYLGYSLLLATLGSLDELAYNSIFPKIIPSGMEQKGYAISSMLYPLLRVIMLPLAAVLMDTIGMPWLFIGQGLFSICAALIENTIQLTEETRVCEKTFSFQVWKEDLQEVLRYFKKERGLQAIYYYMAATNGVASGYAPILVAFFRTAPGMSAALYSLFSIAEFLGRTIGGVVQYRIEIPKKKKFYVTFAVYTFYECMDLILLWLPYPLMLVNRAFAGFLGTNSATLRVAAVQSYIPESMRARINAFENMILMAVSSILSVIVGATAEILDYRLCMSFFAACSLLICFCTIFRCRADVKKVYETDKNLSGAD
- a CDS encoding ATP-binding protein; translated protein: MICIIHIDDVSLCTLFANTLDNAIEACQKIEAPDRRKLELKCRYTENGYFSLELINSKINEIVVQKNQYISDKEDKSAHGIGISSIRDIVEKYEGTLDISYDDTSFKVVILIGG
- the bioB gene encoding biotin synthase BioB, encoding MSLIQEIKEQVLQGNQIAKAEALQLYGEPLEELCLAADEIRYQFCGNRFDLCTIINGKSGRCSENCKYCAQSACYHTEIEEYPLLAVEKIKEQAKYNEERGVLRYSIVTSGKALNDTEVEHVCESVREIHKESKIKVCVSGGLLNETQFRKLKQAGVTRVHNNLETSRQNFPNVCTTHTYEDKIAAIRAAWKAGIEVCSGGIMGLGETVEDRIDLALEVRKLGVKSMPVNLLNPIPGTPYEHNPVLTTEEMRRIVAVFRFLLPDAWIRLAGGRGLLPDKGRSCFTSGANAAISGDMLTTAGITIERDIQMLGELGYIVK
- a CDS encoding SDR family NAD(P)-dependent oxidoreductase, translated to MGRFDEKIMLVTGATSGIGRAVAIRAAKEGATVVAVGRNEERGAAVVAAMEEAGGKGEFMKCDVSNKDAVKALFAEIQEKYGKLDVAVNNAGIVGASKTVEELEDDDWFQVIDANLNSCFFCCREEVKLMQPSGGAIVNVSSVAGMRGFPSAAAYVASKHAVSGLTKAVAVDYATKGITCNAICPAGTDTPLTERSSADIKTRMAEIAAQGKDPMEWLKNSMLSGKTETLQKKNATPEEQAATILYFASDEARHITGSIVASDGGFTTY